Proteins encoded in a region of the Corynebacterium breve genome:
- a CDS encoding proline--tRNA ligase — protein sequence MITRLSELFLRTLREDPADAEVPSHKLLVRAGYIRRAAPGIYSWLPLGLRTLRKIEGVVRQEMDSIGAQEMLFPALLPREPYEATNRWNEYGDELFRLKDRKGADMLLGPTHEEMFAQTVKDLYTSYKDFPVTLYQIQTKYRDEARPRAGILRGREFVMKDSYSFDMADAGLDDSYAKHREAYQRIFDSLGVSYEICQATSGAMGGSASEEFLAYSANGEDTFVVSTAGDYAANVEAVVTVAPEAKPIEGQPEPVDHETPDSETIDTLVQWANSVGVKIDGRAVEASDTLKCMVIKINDGDETNFAGVLIPGDRELDEKRLEAALEPATFEFASDEDFAKSEFLVKGYVGPRGLQTNGVKLYADPRVVEGSSWITGADQKNRHVVGLVAGRDFTIDEHIEAAEIHEGDKAPVGNGTLKLARGIELGHIFQLGRKYTEAMDVQILDENGKRAIPTMGSYGIGVSRLMAVLAEQGHDDKGLVWPAAVAPYQVHVAVANKDKDAIEAGDKLVEELSAAGIEVLFDDRPKVSPGVKFKDAELLGMPYLVILGRAFKDGIVELRIRGGETLEVPADEIVDKVLGLAR from the coding sequence ATGATCACACGCCTGTCAGAGCTATTCCTACGTACCCTGCGCGAAGACCCCGCCGACGCAGAAGTACCAAGCCACAAACTCCTCGTCCGCGCTGGCTACATCCGTCGTGCCGCACCAGGCATCTATTCGTGGCTCCCACTGGGCCTACGGACTCTGCGCAAGATCGAGGGCGTCGTGCGCCAGGAAATGGATTCGATCGGCGCGCAGGAAATGTTGTTCCCGGCACTTCTGCCACGTGAGCCATACGAGGCCACCAACCGCTGGAATGAATACGGCGACGAACTGTTTCGTCTGAAAGACCGCAAGGGAGCCGACATGCTTCTTGGCCCAACGCATGAAGAAATGTTCGCGCAGACCGTGAAGGATCTGTACACGTCGTACAAGGATTTCCCGGTCACCCTGTACCAGATTCAGACCAAGTACCGTGATGAAGCGCGTCCGCGCGCGGGCATCTTGCGTGGCCGCGAGTTTGTGATGAAGGACTCGTACTCCTTCGACATGGCTGATGCGGGACTCGACGATTCGTATGCCAAGCACCGCGAGGCCTACCAGAGGATTTTCGACTCCCTCGGAGTATCCTACGAGATTTGCCAGGCGACCTCGGGCGCAATGGGAGGCTCGGCATCGGAGGAATTCCTCGCATACTCCGCCAACGGTGAGGACACTTTCGTTGTATCTACTGCCGGAGACTATGCCGCCAACGTCGAGGCTGTGGTCACCGTCGCGCCGGAGGCTAAGCCGATCGAGGGCCAGCCCGAGCCTGTTGATCACGAGACCCCGGACTCCGAGACCATCGACACACTCGTGCAGTGGGCCAACAGTGTGGGCGTGAAAATCGACGGTCGCGCAGTCGAAGCATCGGACACATTGAAGTGTATGGTCATCAAGATCAACGACGGCGACGAGACAAACTTTGCCGGTGTGCTCATCCCCGGCGACCGCGAACTTGACGAGAAGCGCCTCGAAGCAGCATTGGAGCCAGCGACGTTCGAATTCGCCTCCGACGAGGACTTTGCAAAGAGCGAATTCCTAGTCAAGGGCTACGTAGGTCCGCGTGGTCTCCAAACCAATGGCGTCAAACTCTACGCCGACCCTCGCGTTGTCGAAGGCTCCAGCTGGATCACCGGTGCCGACCAGAAGAACCGTCACGTCGTGGGCTTGGTTGCCGGCCGTGACTTCACCATCGACGAACATATCGAAGCCGCAGAAATCCATGAGGGCGACAAAGCCCCCGTTGGCAACGGCACTCTCAAGCTCGCCCGTGGCATCGAACTCGGGCACATCTTCCAGCTCGGTCGCAAATACACCGAGGCAATGGATGTGCAGATTCTCGATGAGAACGGCAAGCGCGCGATCCCAACCATGGGCTCTTATGGCATTGGCGTTTCCCGCCTGATGGCAGTTCTTGCCGAGCAGGGCCACGACGACAAGGGCCTCGTGTGGCCAGCAGCAGTTGCTCCGTATCAGGTGCACGTAGCGGTCGCGAATAAGGACAAGGACGCCATCGAAGCAGGCGACAAACTTGTCGAAGAGCTGTCGGCTGCCGGTATCGAAGTGCTTTTCGACGACCGCCCCAAGGTTTCTCCTGGCGTTAAATTCAAAGACGCGGAACTGCTTGGCATGCCATACCTGGTCATTCTCGGTCGCGCATTTAAAGACGGCATCGTTGAACTGCGGATCCGCGGCGGCGAAACGCTCGAGGTTCCGGCAGATGAAATCGTCGACAAAGTCCTAGGGCTCGCGCGCTAG
- the nusA gene encoding transcription termination factor NusA — MNIDISALSAIEKQEGISVDELLQTIAQALLFAYRDYRETPAEESSKARVDIDTATGDVAVIVSELDDEGNVVSEYDDTPVNFSRVGAKAVRDAIVKRLRMEEAGRAFEEYSEFEGSIVSGVVQRDATANARGMAIVQIGTEANPQDGILIPAEQIPGEKLDHGDRVKAYVVGVNRGDRSAQVNLSRTHPELVRGLFALEVPEVADGSVEIIGIAREAGHRSKVAVKGIAKGINAKGACIGPRGTRVTNIMEELGGEKIDIIDFDENPAVFVGNALAPSKVVRVDIIDAESQTARVVVPDYQLSLAIGKEGQNARLAARLTGWKIDIHSDADA, encoded by the coding sequence GTGAATATTGATATCTCGGCGCTGTCTGCGATTGAAAAGCAGGAAGGAATTAGCGTCGATGAGCTGCTGCAAACCATTGCTCAAGCGCTCTTGTTTGCGTACCGCGATTATCGCGAAACCCCAGCAGAAGAGTCCTCGAAAGCCCGCGTAGACATCGATACTGCCACCGGTGACGTGGCCGTCATCGTGAGCGAGCTTGACGACGAAGGCAACGTGGTTTCCGAGTATGACGACACCCCAGTCAACTTCTCCCGCGTGGGCGCAAAAGCTGTCCGTGATGCAATTGTGAAGCGCTTGCGTATGGAAGAGGCGGGCCGAGCGTTTGAAGAATACTCCGAGTTTGAGGGCAGCATCGTCTCTGGCGTTGTGCAACGCGACGCCACTGCAAACGCCCGTGGCATGGCGATTGTGCAAATCGGTACCGAGGCCAACCCGCAGGATGGCATTCTGATTCCAGCAGAGCAGATTCCAGGCGAGAAATTAGATCACGGCGACCGCGTGAAGGCCTACGTGGTGGGTGTGAACCGTGGCGACCGTTCCGCGCAGGTTAACCTGTCGCGCACCCACCCTGAACTAGTTCGCGGATTGTTTGCACTAGAGGTGCCAGAAGTTGCCGACGGCTCCGTTGAGATCATCGGCATCGCCCGCGAGGCAGGCCACCGCTCAAAGGTTGCAGTCAAGGGAATCGCCAAAGGCATCAATGCGAAGGGCGCGTGCATCGGTCCTCGCGGCACCCGCGTCACCAACATCATGGAAGAACTGGGTGGCGAGAAGATCGACATCATCGACTTTGACGAGAACCCCGCAGTGTTCGTCGGCAATGCTCTGGCTCCGTCGAAGGTCGTGCGCGTGGACATTATTGATGCCGAATCGCAGACTGCGCGGGTTGTGGTTCCTGACTACCAACTCTCCTTGGCAATCGGCAAAGAAGGCCAGAACGCTCGCTTGGCAGCGCGCCTCACGGGATGGAAGATCGATATCCATTCTGACGCCGACGCGTAG
- a CDS encoding tyramine oxidase subunit B, producing the protein MEHTQPNTRIDFLYLSEPEMIEAGVGDAAKCVDTMEEVLVLLARGDYRMAGASANSHGAQINFPKNPQHEGMPADGPDRRFMAMPAYIGGRFRTTGVKWYGSNVENRNKDLPRSIHLFILNDTDTGAPLAVMSANTLSAYRTGAVPGVGVKHLAVDNAETVGIIGPGVMSRTIFTSAMSQRPSIKHLKIKGRSAKSTERAANWFREQFPTITVEVVDSEQAAIEGSDILIGGTSTSPDGPSGFPYFKTEWLKPGALVLCPAAARFDDDFVTSDAANLVVDYKGLYSEWFNENGPNITYEKLLGIPGNRWWDMIQDGTLPESKLHNIGDIADGNAPKRENDEQIFLYSIGGMPVEDVAWATDLYENAVTKGIGTKLNLWETPQLS; encoded by the coding sequence GTGGAACACACCCAGCCAAACACCCGTATAGATTTCTTGTACCTCTCAGAGCCGGAAATGATCGAGGCAGGTGTTGGGGATGCCGCAAAGTGTGTTGACACGATGGAGGAAGTCCTCGTCCTCCTCGCCCGGGGCGACTACCGCATGGCCGGAGCGTCCGCGAACTCCCACGGAGCACAAATCAATTTCCCGAAGAATCCGCAGCACGAAGGCATGCCGGCCGACGGCCCCGACCGACGCTTCATGGCCATGCCTGCATACATCGGTGGCCGCTTCCGCACCACTGGCGTGAAGTGGTACGGCTCCAACGTGGAAAACCGCAACAAGGACCTGCCCCGCTCCATTCACCTGTTCATCCTGAACGACACCGACACCGGTGCGCCACTGGCCGTCATGTCGGCGAACACGCTGTCCGCGTACCGCACCGGTGCTGTCCCTGGCGTGGGCGTGAAGCACCTAGCGGTGGACAACGCCGAGACCGTCGGAATCATTGGCCCAGGCGTAATGAGCCGCACCATCTTTACCTCGGCCATGTCACAACGGCCGTCGATCAAGCACCTCAAAATCAAAGGACGCTCTGCAAAGTCGACAGAGCGCGCGGCCAACTGGTTCCGCGAGCAATTCCCGACGATCACCGTAGAGGTCGTCGACAGTGAACAGGCGGCGATTGAAGGCTCCGACATCCTGATCGGCGGCACCTCCACCTCCCCGGACGGCCCATCCGGATTCCCGTATTTCAAGACCGAGTGGCTCAAGCCAGGCGCGTTGGTCCTGTGCCCTGCCGCGGCGCGCTTTGACGACGACTTTGTCACCTCGGACGCAGCAAACCTTGTGGTTGATTACAAGGGTCTGTATTCCGAGTGGTTCAACGAGAACGGCCCGAATATCACCTACGAGAAGCTGCTTGGCATCCCAGGCAATCGCTGGTGGGACATGATCCAAGACGGCACGCTGCCGGAGTCCAAGCTGCACAACATCGGAGACATTGCCGACGGTAACGCGCCCAAGCGCGAAAACGACGAGCAGATCTTCCTGTACTCCATCGGCGGAATGCCGGTCGAGGACGTGGCATGGGCAACCGACCTGTACGAAAACGCCGTGACCAAGGGAATCGGCACGAAACTCAACCTGTGGGAAACCCCACAGCTTTCATAA
- the yaaA gene encoding peroxide stress protein YaaA: MLIVLPPSETKAAGGERDPMDVSFPALNPVRAELMDDLAALSATAQLPILKISEKMLPEAEANLTLRTAPVMPAIFRYTGVLYDALDADSLNDDALSRLAIGSALFGIVRAGDMIPKYRLSGGTKLPRRDGTIPTMKARWGSLVTQVLEDSGEFVVDMRSGTYQQLGKAPGAMTVRVESVQEDGTRKVVSHFNKHYKGQLARALASSISDAADIAGVAEIASAAGFSTEVEGTVLTLVV; this comes from the coding sequence ATGTTGATTGTGCTGCCACCTTCAGAAACCAAAGCTGCCGGCGGAGAACGAGACCCGATGGACGTATCGTTTCCCGCGCTCAACCCCGTACGTGCGGAGCTGATGGATGACCTGGCTGCACTCTCCGCTACGGCACAATTGCCGATCCTGAAGATCTCGGAAAAGATGCTTCCCGAGGCCGAGGCCAACCTCACTCTACGGACCGCCCCTGTGATGCCTGCGATCTTCCGCTACACGGGTGTCCTCTACGACGCTCTTGATGCTGATTCGCTTAACGACGACGCCCTGAGTCGTCTGGCCATCGGCTCCGCGCTATTTGGTATCGTCCGGGCGGGCGACATGATCCCGAAGTATCGACTCAGCGGGGGCACGAAACTCCCCCGCCGCGACGGGACAATACCGACTATGAAGGCACGCTGGGGCTCGCTGGTCACTCAGGTTTTGGAGGACTCGGGCGAGTTCGTCGTCGATATGCGAAGCGGCACGTACCAGCAGTTAGGCAAGGCCCCGGGCGCCATGACGGTGCGTGTTGAGTCGGTGCAAGAAGACGGAACGCGCAAGGTCGTCAGCCACTTTAATAAGCACTACAAAGGTCAGTTGGCGCGGGCGCTGGCGTCGTCGATAAGCGATGCTGCCGACATAGCTGGCGTGGCTGAAATCGCTTCGGCGGCCGGCTTCTCAACCGAGGTGGAGGGGACGGTTCTTACGCTCGTTGTTTAG
- the glnA gene encoding type I glutamate--ammonia ligase gives MAFQTADELRKFMHDEEVEFLDIRFTNLTGMEHALTVPISEYDDDAVEKGFAFDGSSVAGFTTVEASDMMLKADVPTAHVDPFRARKTVNMKFFVHDPFTGEPFSRDPRNVARKAEEYLQETGIADSCSIGAEAEFYVFDSVQYSTDINTAFYKVDSDEGWWNSGAETMMDGSPNRGNQIRVNDGYFPTAPYDKTIPVRDEIAHTLTEVGFHIERFHHEVATGGIQEVNYRYNTLLRAGDDLQTFKYIVKGTAERMGQTATFMPKPLDGDGGCGMHAHQSLWKDGKPLFYDEQGYAGLSDLARWYIGGLLKHAPAVMALTNPTTNSYRRLYSGFEAPVNLAYSQRNRSAAIRIPVTGDSPSAKRLEFRAPDPSGNPYLGFTAQMMAGLDGIKNRIDPGDAVDKDLYELEVQKEFNVPKVPHSLEDSLLALENDHEFLTAGDVFTDDLIETYIQLKNDLEIMPMRQGPTPKEFELYYNV, from the coding sequence GTGGCTTTTCAGACAGCCGACGAACTTCGCAAGTTTATGCACGATGAAGAGGTTGAATTCCTCGACATCAGATTTACTAACCTCACCGGAATGGAGCACGCCCTTACCGTTCCGATCAGCGAATACGACGACGACGCGGTAGAAAAAGGCTTCGCATTCGACGGCTCCTCCGTGGCCGGATTTACCACCGTCGAAGCCTCTGACATGATGCTTAAGGCCGATGTTCCTACCGCTCACGTCGACCCGTTCCGCGCGCGCAAGACCGTCAACATGAAGTTCTTTGTGCACGACCCATTTACCGGCGAGCCATTCTCCCGCGACCCTCGCAACGTGGCTCGCAAGGCCGAAGAGTACCTGCAGGAAACCGGCATCGCCGACTCCTGCTCGATCGGCGCCGAGGCAGAGTTTTATGTGTTCGACTCCGTGCAATACTCCACCGATATCAACACCGCGTTTTACAAGGTCGACTCCGACGAAGGCTGGTGGAATTCGGGCGCCGAAACGATGATGGACGGCTCCCCCAACCGCGGCAACCAAATCCGGGTCAACGACGGCTACTTCCCCACCGCGCCTTACGACAAGACGATCCCGGTACGCGACGAGATCGCCCACACCCTGACCGAGGTCGGCTTCCATATCGAGCGTTTCCACCACGAGGTCGCAACCGGCGGTATCCAGGAAGTCAACTACCGGTACAACACCCTCCTGCGCGCGGGCGACGATCTGCAGACGTTCAAGTACATCGTTAAGGGCACGGCGGAGCGCATGGGGCAAACGGCGACATTCATGCCGAAACCTCTCGACGGCGACGGCGGTTGTGGAATGCACGCTCACCAGTCGCTGTGGAAAGACGGCAAGCCACTGTTCTACGACGAGCAAGGCTACGCCGGTCTGTCGGATCTCGCACGCTGGTATATCGGCGGCCTGCTCAAGCACGCTCCGGCTGTGATGGCGCTGACGAACCCGACCACCAACTCTTACCGACGCCTGTACTCCGGATTTGAGGCGCCGGTCAACCTGGCTTATTCCCAGCGCAACCGTTCAGCGGCGATCCGTATTCCGGTCACGGGTGATTCGCCAAGCGCTAAGCGCCTCGAGTTCCGCGCGCCGGACCCTTCCGGCAATCCATACTTGGGATTCACCGCCCAGATGATGGCAGGTCTCGACGGCATCAAAAACCGCATCGATCCCGGCGATGCCGTGGACAAGGATCTCTACGAGCTCGAGGTTCAAAAGGAGTTCAACGTTCCTAAGGTTCCACATTCACTCGAGGATTCCCTGTTGGCGCTCGAAAACGACCACGAGTTCCTTACTGCCGGCGATGTGTTCACCGACGATCTCATCGAGACATACATCCAGCTCAAGAACGATCTGGAGATCATGCCGATGCGCCAGGGCCCAACTCCGAAGGAGTTTGAGCTCTACTACAATGTGTAG
- a CDS encoding HNH endonuclease signature motif containing protein, which translates to MNILQTHASLGARAMELLTAASGMSVSELCRMGFDVVAAKQLARLAEVYFAPTKSTRKQAQAQESARRNGHTLNTLELIERHVKRLRKKSDAWRLRLSLCQRDPDIYALRQHAKQEVERLNGPEKPAEARTEAHVSNPSSRLDRTIHLTGPEHKIAAIVDRADEYAKEHSITRAEALLALFGTGGGTRVTPALIISLGDAQAVADGDDVVLSLTNGSRMSGKDFVQAALTAHGLAMLVDPVRGPVNLYRTSRFASAKQRTMASLENPVCAWPGCGKGADSCQINHNMAWKHGGQTNIDNLSTACSFHNGINDDNRAGPHLDRRNGQIRRIPRAGPPELNDHPTARGGAMRII; encoded by the coding sequence ATGAACATTCTTCAGACACACGCATCGCTGGGGGCGCGGGCCATGGAACTGCTCACGGCCGCGTCCGGCATGAGCGTGTCTGAACTGTGTCGCATGGGCTTCGACGTAGTTGCGGCCAAACAGCTTGCACGGTTGGCGGAGGTATATTTCGCCCCGACGAAATCCACTCGGAAACAAGCGCAGGCCCAAGAATCCGCGCGGAGGAACGGGCACACGCTGAACACCCTCGAGTTGATTGAACGGCATGTGAAGCGTCTGCGGAAGAAATCCGACGCATGGCGGCTCCGGCTATCGTTATGCCAGCGCGATCCCGATATTTATGCGCTTAGGCAGCACGCTAAGCAGGAGGTCGAGCGACTGAACGGCCCCGAAAAGCCAGCCGAAGCGCGCACGGAGGCGCACGTTTCCAATCCGTCCTCCCGGCTTGACCGCACAATCCACCTCACTGGCCCCGAGCACAAGATCGCAGCGATTGTCGACCGAGCCGACGAGTACGCCAAGGAGCACAGTATCACGCGTGCCGAAGCACTTTTGGCGCTCTTCGGTACCGGTGGCGGCACTCGCGTTACGCCAGCTCTGATCATTTCGCTCGGCGACGCACAGGCGGTAGCCGATGGCGACGACGTAGTTCTCTCGCTGACCAACGGGTCGCGTATGTCGGGCAAGGACTTCGTGCAGGCAGCCCTTACAGCCCATGGTTTGGCGATGCTCGTGGACCCCGTACGCGGGCCCGTGAATCTCTACCGCACCTCGCGGTTCGCCAGCGCGAAGCAACGCACCATGGCTAGCCTAGAGAACCCGGTGTGTGCATGGCCGGGATGTGGCAAAGGTGCCGATTCCTGCCAAATCAACCACAACATGGCCTGGAAGCATGGCGGGCAGACAAACATCGACAACTTATCCACGGCCTGTAGTTTCCACAACGGCATTAACGACGACAACCGCGCCGGCCCCCACCTCGACAGAAGAAACGGGCAGATCCGGCGCATTCCACGCGCCGGCCCGCCCGAACTCAACGATCACCCCACCGCTCGGGGCGGAGCGATGCGCATTATCTAG
- a CDS encoding MMPL family transporter: MSPSTVRSMRWLSLVLIALAVFLLTLGPASAPSSPTAMLPDDAESTFVAEERAKLSDENSGSAIVLFTGVSPQSFGELQTKANDLGGPLIPNEDMDAAIVPVEIAAESLLDNVDAVKDLRATAAADLPDGVSAHVTGPAAIDADLSGVFEGANFTLLAVTAIIVAILLILTYRSPILWIIPLLIIGLADRVVATTYTWLLDTLGMQWNESTGGILSVLVFGAGTNYALLLISRYRDELHKTEDRFEAMAKAWKPTAVTVLASASTVAIGVLCLLLSATPTNRALGVAAAFGVAVAFLFAMFVLPGALVAFGRWVFWPRRPLVDGETNHRVFDAVGRAVGAHPRKILVTSLAVLGVMCIGYFQIVTGLTQADQFIDKPESIAAAKSLADEFPDASATPALVATSEPAEATAALEGDGYSVVDQNGLLQVSGGSTEEIRSSLSGLDAQVGGADAELVDTEDYAANDRTVIFPLVLLLVFVALVFLLRSLVAPAIMVASVLLTNIAALGLGWWVSSALLGFERFDSTTPLYAFVFLVALGIDYTIFLVTRAREQSAVEGTKQGILTALSATGGVITSAGILLAAVFAALGVLPLVVLAQVGIVICLGVLLDTLVVRTLVVPAIVQLLGEKFWWPAHPERNLATSTPASG; encoded by the coding sequence GTGAGCCCGTCCACTGTCCGATCGATGCGCTGGCTCTCGTTGGTGCTGATTGCGCTCGCCGTTTTCCTTTTGACGCTGGGCCCCGCATCCGCCCCCTCTTCCCCGACCGCGATGCTTCCCGACGACGCCGAATCAACTTTCGTCGCCGAGGAACGAGCCAAGCTTTCCGACGAAAACTCCGGCTCAGCGATCGTTTTGTTCACAGGAGTGAGTCCACAGTCGTTTGGCGAGCTGCAGACTAAGGCAAACGACCTCGGCGGGCCACTGATACCGAACGAGGACATGGACGCGGCAATCGTCCCCGTGGAGATCGCTGCAGAGTCGCTGCTAGACAACGTCGATGCCGTGAAGGATCTACGCGCGACGGCTGCTGCCGACCTTCCAGACGGTGTTTCCGCGCACGTTACCGGGCCGGCAGCAATCGACGCGGACCTATCCGGGGTCTTTGAAGGCGCGAACTTCACCCTGCTGGCAGTCACCGCCATTATCGTCGCGATTCTTTTAATCTTGACCTATCGGTCCCCGATTTTGTGGATCATCCCGCTGCTGATCATCGGTCTTGCCGACCGCGTTGTAGCCACCACCTATACGTGGCTCCTCGACACCCTCGGGATGCAATGGAACGAATCCACCGGCGGCATCCTTTCCGTCCTCGTCTTCGGCGCAGGCACCAACTACGCGCTGCTACTTATTTCGCGCTACCGCGACGAGCTGCACAAAACCGAAGATCGCTTCGAGGCGATGGCCAAGGCGTGGAAACCGACCGCTGTGACGGTACTCGCCTCTGCATCCACCGTAGCGATTGGAGTGTTGTGCCTCCTGCTCTCCGCAACCCCCACCAACCGCGCCCTTGGTGTGGCGGCGGCGTTTGGCGTGGCCGTCGCCTTCCTCTTCGCGATGTTCGTACTCCCCGGCGCTTTGGTCGCCTTCGGCCGCTGGGTCTTCTGGCCTCGCCGTCCCCTAGTCGATGGCGAAACGAACCACCGCGTTTTTGATGCCGTCGGACGCGCCGTCGGAGCCCACCCACGCAAGATCCTGGTTACCTCCCTGGCCGTGCTCGGCGTGATGTGCATCGGCTATTTCCAGATCGTCACAGGACTCACCCAGGCAGACCAGTTCATCGACAAACCCGAATCCATCGCCGCGGCCAAATCGCTTGCCGACGAATTCCCGGACGCATCCGCTACCCCCGCGCTTGTAGCGACGAGCGAGCCGGCCGAAGCCACTGCCGCCTTGGAGGGCGATGGCTATTCAGTGGTCGACCAAAACGGGTTGCTCCAAGTGTCAGGTGGGTCGACCGAGGAGATCAGGTCGTCGTTAAGCGGGCTTGATGCTCAGGTAGGCGGTGCGGATGCCGAACTTGTCGACACCGAGGACTACGCGGCGAACGACCGGACGGTGATCTTCCCGCTGGTGCTTCTCTTGGTGTTCGTGGCGCTGGTGTTTCTGCTGCGGTCTTTGGTTGCGCCTGCGATCATGGTTGCCTCGGTGCTGCTGACAAACATCGCGGCACTTGGCTTGGGCTGGTGGGTGTCGTCAGCCCTGCTAGGTTTCGAAAGATTCGATTCCACGACCCCGCTGTATGCCTTTGTATTCCTTGTGGCGCTGGGCATTGATTACACCATCTTCCTGGTCACACGTGCGCGAGAGCAATCGGCCGTGGAAGGCACTAAGCAGGGCATTCTGACAGCTTTGTCGGCGACAGGCGGCGTGATTACTTCAGCAGGCATTCTGCTGGCAGCAGTATTCGCGGCGCTGGGCGTGCTTCCGCTGGTGGTGCTGGCTCAAGTGGGTATCGTGATCTGCCTCGGCGTGTTGTTAGACACCTTGGTCGTGCGCACATTGGTCGTACCGGCGATCGTCCAATTGCTCGGCGAAAAATTCTGGTGGCCCGCCCATCCTGAGCGAAACCTGGCAACGAGTACCCCCGCAAGTGGGTAG
- a CDS encoding DUF4439 domain-containing protein encodes MLKLRKLAALTVVTFPLAGCGTVLDMFGPEPNPELVVFAQQADADAESLVDDPAARELRATQAKELYRDITRLCGVDESGQAPSSCEVDTPNELDGGTDTPRASAHVMDMVVEKLHVLPDDSVDLVTAQAIDFAALAEVALPDGTTIADETDATAAREMLSQEYAAQYGLGLASAYADDALQERLDVLEDAHQQRIDVLVDSLDEAPPAATGYEFAGMEPPTTTEAAAEFVEKLEGELVISWRTMPADAKSAEWLDISFALAAHAQYSQNTTR; translated from the coding sequence ATGTTGAAACTTCGCAAGCTCGCCGCACTTACTGTGGTCACCTTCCCACTCGCAGGCTGCGGCACGGTCCTCGACATGTTCGGTCCCGAGCCGAACCCCGAGCTTGTAGTCTTCGCCCAGCAGGCCGATGCGGATGCAGAGTCGCTTGTCGACGACCCCGCCGCCCGGGAACTCCGCGCCACCCAGGCCAAGGAGTTGTATCGCGACATCACGCGCCTGTGTGGCGTTGACGAATCCGGCCAGGCCCCTTCCTCCTGTGAGGTTGACACTCCTAACGAACTCGACGGCGGCACAGACACCCCGCGTGCCTCGGCGCACGTGATGGACATGGTCGTAGAGAAACTCCACGTGCTTCCCGACGATTCCGTCGACTTGGTCACCGCCCAGGCCATCGACTTCGCCGCTCTAGCCGAGGTAGCGCTGCCCGACGGCACGACGATTGCCGATGAGACCGATGCCACCGCGGCGCGCGAGATGCTCTCCCAGGAGTACGCAGCACAGTATGGGTTGGGTCTAGCCAGTGCTTATGCCGACGACGCGCTGCAAGAGAGGCTCGATGTCTTAGAAGACGCGCATCAACAGCGCATTGATGTGCTTGTCGATTCACTCGATGAGGCACCGCCTGCAGCCACTGGCTATGAATTCGCCGGAATGGAACCTCCCACCACGACTGAGGCGGCGGCGGAGTTCGTCGAGAAGCTTGAGGGCGAACTTGTCATCTCGTGGCGCACAATGCCTGCAGACGCGAAGTCTGCCGAATGGCTGGATATTTCTTTTGCGCTTGCTGCGCACGCCCAGTATTCTCAGAACACAACTCGCTGA
- the rimP gene encoding ribosome maturation factor RimP, translated as MAFPSSEELQTLITPVASQYNMDVERIKITKAGKKSVVAIALDSDSRPTLDELEEVSNEISALFDEHEERGELNFGAGYSLEVTTPGIDHPLTLPRHWRRNRGRLVTLTDDNGNKTQWRIGALSDDEQEVALISHEPKGGKNLRVDSVRVSDSVRAVVEIEFSNPPATEAEIAEEPFEEAMKRREDNK; from the coding sequence ATGGCATTTCCTTCAAGTGAAGAACTTCAAACGCTGATTACTCCCGTCGCGAGTCAGTACAACATGGACGTCGAACGGATCAAGATCACCAAGGCCGGAAAGAAGTCCGTCGTGGCGATTGCTCTAGATTCCGATTCGCGGCCAACGCTCGACGAACTTGAAGAGGTATCCAACGAAATTTCTGCGCTTTTCGACGAACACGAGGAGCGCGGTGAGCTCAACTTCGGTGCAGGCTACAGCTTGGAAGTGACCACCCCGGGCATCGATCACCCGCTGACGTTACCGAGGCATTGGCGACGAAACCGTGGACGCCTAGTCACTTTGACGGACGACAACGGCAACAAGACACAGTGGCGCATCGGTGCACTGTCCGACGATGAACAAGAGGTGGCCCTCATCTCTCACGAGCCGAAGGGAGGGAAGAACCTCCGTGTCGATAGCGTGAGGGTTTCCGATTCTGTGCGTGCGGTGGTAGAAATTGAATTTAGCAATCCGCCAGCCACCGAGGCTGAGATCGCGGAGGAACCATTCGAAGAAGCCATGAAAAGGCGAGAGGACAACAAGTGA